The following is a genomic window from candidate division KSB1 bacterium.
TTTTGTCTTTATCCAGTTCAATATTGATCTCAAATGACAGCTCACTGTCTGCCATTTCTTCATTCTTGACACTTTTAAACCGCGCTTTATCAAGGGCGTCCGTTGCATTGGATATCAATTCCCGGATAAACACATCCCGGTGTGTATAGAGTGAATGGGATAAAATATCCAAAAGCTGTCGAACTTCCGCCTGAAATTCAAAAGATTGTTTTCCCGTCTGTGTTTCCTGGGTCATTTTGTCCTCCTGATTAATTCAAAACTATGCATTTTCTTAGAATCTGTTGCAAATTCCATGCAATCATATTTTAGTTGAATATTAAATTGATTTTATTTAACTTATAATATAATGAACTGAAATACTGAGCCTGTCAGACTGACAGACAATTTGTCATTCATTCGGAACATGTCATGCCAAGAGACAATATGTCAACCTTTAAATCCGACTCGATATTGTTGCTCACTGCTGCAGTGTGGGGATTTGCCTTTGCCTTTCAGCGTCAGGGTATGGATCATATCGGCCCCTTTTTATACAACGGACTGCGGTTTGCCCTGGGATGTCTGGCACTTTACCCGTTCACACGCTTTCGCAAATACCGGGCGACGTTTTCCTGGAAATACGTAATTGCCGGGATTATTTCAGGCGCTGCGCTGTTTATTGCTTCCTCTTTGCAGCAGATCGGATTGGTATATACCACGGCCGGGCAATGCGGGATTTATAACCGGACTTTACGTGATCCTGGTTCCGTTTTTTGGACTTTTTTTGCGCCATCAAATCAGCCGGCACAACTGGATTGGCGCAATTCTGGCCGTGGCGGGACTTTACTTTCTTTCCATACACGGCAAATTTACAGTACAGCGCGGCGATGTCTATGTGTTTTTGTCTGCATTTTTTTATGCGATACATGTGCATATCATCGGACATTTGGCAGGACGTATACGATCCGGTCAACTCGCATTTATACAATACGGCGCGTGTGCGATATTCAGCATGATTGTGGCTGTTTTTGCTGAACCGATCGAATGGCATGCTGTGAGCATGGCTGCGGTCCCGATATTGTATGGCGGTTTATTTTCGGTAGGCATTGCATACAGTTTACAGATTATTGGACAAAAATACGCACCGCCATCGCATGCGGTGATCTTTCTAAGCATGGAATCCGTGTTTGCGGTTGTCGGCGGCTGGTTGCTGCTGAGTGAGCAAATGCCGCTGCGCGGTCTTTTCGGGTGCGGTTTAATGTTCACCGGAATGCTGATCTCACAACTGGGACAGCAAAAACAGCGCAGACGCGAACGCAATTCAGCAAAGTCAGCGCATAATTGATCCAGTCGAATGCGAAAAGAAAACTGCCCTGGATCATGACGCCCACACCACTGCCTATTACCCTTTCATTTTTACCGTTGCGATACAGCGCATATCCGACCCCGATATAGACAACATCCAGCAATCCATTGATCCATAACGCCTGGCGAAAATTTATCGTTTTTTGCTGGGGACTCAAACGCAATCGGTCATTCACATTACCGGATTTACCCCAGAATGCGATACCTGAATCAATCGCTCCCCATGCGATATTTTGAATGCCCGCGTACTGTACTCTGGCATTGCCGCTGAACAGCATTCCTGTACCGGTTGCGATGGACAATGCGCCCCAACCCAGCAGCGCATTCATGGCTCGGTCTGAATGATCAAAGGGATCATACGCTTGTGAATATGCAGGTAATCCTGTAAAAAAACACAGAATAATAAAACATGATAAGAAACGCACATGACCTCCCGTTTTTAATTAGGAACGTTTTATATTCAAAAACGCTTCCCATTCGCTGATCATTTTATCTGTCAGTGAATCAAACTGTTCATCAAGAACCTGGGCCTGGGGCGTATTCAAGTAATAGTCCACAATTTCCCGGGCGCCCTGTGCAAATGGAATTTCGGCACCAAAACCGGGGACCAGTGATTTGATTTTCGAATTGTCCGGGATCATACTGCAGCTCTTATCACCCAGGAGTCCGGCACCGAGTTCCGAATCATAAGCATTAATTAGATGAGACGGCAAATAAACGCCATTCAGATCAACATCGGCTGCCTCGGCTATAGTCTGATAGATCTGGTTCCAGGACAGGAGCTCATCTGAGGTAATATGCACGGTTTCACCTACAGCTGGT
Proteins encoded in this region:
- a CDS encoding DMT family transporter, with amino-acid sequence MHIIGHLAGRIRSGQLAFIQYGACAIFSMIVAVFAEPIEWHAVSMAAVPILYGGLFSVGIAYSLQIIGQKYAPPSHAVIFLSMESVFAVVGGWLLLSEQMPLRGLFGCGLMFTGMLISQLGQQKQRRRERNSAKSAHN